The Heptranchias perlo isolate sHepPer1 unplaced genomic scaffold, sHepPer1.hap1 HAP1_SCAFFOLD_306, whole genome shotgun sequence genome includes a region encoding these proteins:
- the LOC137311217 gene encoding gap junction alpha-3 protein-like, which translates to MGDWSFLSRILEQVHEHSTAVGKIWLTVLFIFRMLVLGAAAESAWGDEQSGFTCNTRQPGCESMCYDLAFPISHVRYWVLQIVFVSAPSLVYIGHALHAVRARQKGRRQRGEEEGLTGGEKGRSPNPKGKGGEGEGPIPEATGKLKIRGALLRTYVSSIVARCILELGFTGGQYLLYGIFLSAMYKCERWPCPNPTDCFVSRPTEKNVFIAFMLSVAAVSLLLGLAELYHLGWRELHFQGALAETPVPDPTHYSTPPIDTGRGPGISDRITREQNRANQTAERSKTGSEPTVPGGTGDADGRGRGARSAIHESPHIPNSRVTSGGPEKSIDITV; encoded by the coding sequence ATGGGCGACTGGTCCTTCCTGTCCCGGATCCTGGAGCAGGTCCACGAGCACTCGACGGCTGTGGGGAAGATCTGGCTCACCGTCCTCTTCATCTTCCGCATGTTGGTGCTGGGGGCAGCAGCTGAGTCGGCCTGGGGCGACGAGCAGTCAGGTTTCACCTGCAACACCCGCCAGCCAGGCTGCGAGAGTATGTGCTATGACCTGGCCTTCCCCATCTCCCATGTCCGCTACTGGGTGCTACAGATCGTCTTTGTCTCCGCCCCGTCCCTGGTCTACATCGGCCACGCTCTCCACGCTGTGCGGGCCCGACAGAAGGGGAGGcgccagaggggagaggaggaggggctgACTGGAGGGGAGAAAGGCCGCTCCCCCAACCCGAAGGGaaaggggggcgagggagaggggccgATACCGGAGGCCACAGGCAAGCTGAAGATCCGGGGGGCTTTGCTGCGGACTTACGTGAGCAGCATCGTCGCACGCTGCATCCTGGAGCTGGGCTTCACCGGGGGCCAGTACCTCCTCTACGGGATCTTCCTCAGCGCCATGTACAAGTGCGAGCGCTGgccctgccccaaccccacagactGCTTTGTCTCTCGGCCCACAGAGAAGAACGTCTTCATTGCCTTCATGCTGAGTGTGGCGGCAGTCTCCCTGCTCCTGGGGCTGGCTGAGCTCTACCACTTGGGCTGGAGGGAGCTGCACTTCCAGGGGGCACTGGCAGAGACCCCTGTCCCAGACCCCACCCATTACAGCACCCCTCCCATCGACACCGGCCGGGGGCCGGGCATCTCCGACCGCATCACCAGGGAGCAGAACCGAGCCAACCAGACGGCGGAACGGAGCAAGACTGGCAGCGAACCAACTGTGCCGGGGGGGACCGGGGACGCagacgggagggggaggggggccagGTCAGCAATTCACGAGTCGCCTCATATTCCCAACAGCCGGGTGACCAGTGGGGGTCCGGAGAAATCAATCGATATCACCGTGTGA